Below is a window of Methylosinus sp. PW1 DNA.
AGCGTCGTCTTCTGCACGACGACGGCCTTGGGCCGCGCCGCGACCTCCGGCGGATAGTCGAGCGGGCCGCGCCGCCCGCAGCCGGAAAGCGCGAGCGCGAGAATCAGTAGCGTCGCCGCCGAACGCGGCCGGAGCAGATCAGCCATAGGTCTCATCCATCGGAGCCGGATCGGGCCGGCACTATAGACGAAAGCGCGCGGATGACGAGTTCGTTGCTCGCCCCCTCCCCGGCCCTCCCCCGCTTCGCGGGAGAGGGAGCAGGTTACGCGCGTCATCGAGATTTCGCGAAGCGCCGGCCGCCTCCCTCTCCCGCAAAGCGGGGGAGGGTGAGGGAGGGGGCGACCGCCTCTACTTCTTCGCCAATTGCTTCAGCCAGCGGCGCGCCTGCTTGCGCACATTCTCCGGCGCCGTGCCGCCGTAGCTCGTGCGGCTCTTCACCGATTTCTCGACGCCGAGCACGCTGAACACATCCTCGGTGATGCGCGGCTCGACCTCCTGCATCGTCGCCAGCGGCAGCTTCTCGAGGCCGAGATTGCGCTCGGCGGCGATGCCGACGATGCGGCCGGTCACATGATGCGCCTCGCGGAAGGGCAGATTCAGCGCGCGCACCAGCCAATCGGCGAGGTCGGTGGCGGTGGCGTAGCCGGCGCCCGCCGCCTTGCGCATGCGCGGACGATCGACGCTCATGTCGCGAATCATGCCGGCCATCGCCGCCACGCAGAGCGCGAAATTGTCGAGCGCGTCGAATGTGCCTTCCTTATCCTCCTGCATATCCTTGGAGTAAGCGAGCGGCAGGCCCTTCATCACGATGAGCATCGCCTGCAGCGCGCCGATGATGCGTCCCGTCTTGCCGCGCACCAGCTCGGCGGCGTCGGGATTGCGCTTCTGCGGCATGATGGAGGAGCCGGTGGTGAATTTGTCGGAGAGCGCGACAAAGGCGAATTGCGAGGTCGTCCACAGCACGATCTCCTCCGCGAAACGCGAGAGATGCGTCGCCGAGATCGCCATCGCCGAAAGCGTCTCCAGCACGAAATCGCGATCGGAGACGCTGTCCAAGGAATTGGCCGTCGGCCGCGCGAAGCCGAGCGCCTTGGCCGTCTTCTCGCGATCGATAGGGAAGGAGGTGCCGGCCAGCGCCGCCGCGCCGAGCGGCGATTCGTTCAGCCGCGCGCGGGCGTCGGCGAAGCGGCCGCGGTCGCGCGCCAGCATTTCGACATAGGCGAGCAGATGATGGCCGAAAGTGACGGGCTGGGCCGATTGCAGATGGGTGAAGCCGGGCATAACGCTGCCGGCCTCCTCCAGCGCCTTT
It encodes the following:
- the argH gene encoding argininosuccinate lyase, whose protein sequence is MTSKIWGGRFQSATDAILEAINVSIDFDKRLGPQDVRGSLAHVAMLAETGIVSAEDAAAITRGLEQIRGEIEEGRFTFSRALEDIHMNVESRLAELIGPAAGRLHTARSRNDQVATDFRLYVRDAIDDIEAQLADLQLALAEKALEEAGSVMPGFTHLQSAQPVTFGHHLLAYVEMLARDRGRFADARARLNESPLGAAALAGTSFPIDREKTAKALGFARPTANSLDSVSDRDFVLETLSAMAISATHLSRFAEEIVLWTTSQFAFVALSDKFTTGSSIMPQKRNPDAAELVRGKTGRIIGALQAMLIVMKGLPLAYSKDMQEDKEGTFDALDNFALCVAAMAGMIRDMSVDRPRMRKAAGAGYATATDLADWLVRALNLPFREAHHVTGRIVGIAAERNLGLEKLPLATMQEVEPRITEDVFSVLGVEKSVKSRTSYGGTAPENVRKQARRWLKQLAKK
- a CDS encoding lipoprotein → MADLLRPRSAATLLILALALSGCGRRGPLDYPPEVAARPKAVVVQKTTLTPVGGKTPVAEDVQAVEYIPGTPGYRPPEQYPFILDPLLD